The genomic segment GCAGGAAGACACTTTGAATCTGCATGAGGGGGATGGCACGCAGCCAACGCCGGCGGCCGCTCTGACAGGGGAGTGCATGCGGGTGTTGGGGCTGCATGCGGCGGCGGGACGGCTGCTGCAGGATGCGGATGACAAGGCGGGCGGTGCGGCAGAGGGGTATCCCGTGGTGCTCGGGTACGACTACTGGAGGACGCATTTCGGGGCCGATCCTGGGGTTCTGGGAAGGGTGATGGAATTTGGCGCGAGCTTTCGCGCGGGAGCGGCCAAGGGCGTGGTGGTGGGAGTGATGGCACCGGGCTTCGAGAGCGTGCAGGTGGGCGGGCGGCCGAATTTTTATGTACCGCTGGCGATGACGGATCCACACAGCACGCATAACCTGAGCTCGTTCAATATGAGTCTGATCGCCCGGCTGAGGGACGGGGTGAGTGCGCAAGCCGCGGAGGCGCAGGTGGACGCGGTGTTCCAGGCGAAGCTGAAAGAGGAGAAGAATCTGCGGTTCTTCACCTTTGTGGGCGGCCGATTTGCGGAAGCCGACCAGGTGCATGCGCTGGCGACGCCGGGGAGAACGGGCTACTCGTATCTGCGGCAGGAGTATGAGAAGCCGCTCTACCTGATTGAGGGGATGGTGGGGTTGTCGCTGCTGGTGGCGTGCGCATACCTGGCGATGCTGGCATCGGGGCGGGCGCTGGCGCGGCGGCGGGAGCTGGCATTACGCATGGCGCTGGGTGCGAGCCGGTGGAGTGTGGCCGCGCAGCTGACGTGGGAGAGCGTGCTACTGGCGGTGGCGGGTGGCGGGCTGGGTACTTTGTTTGCGTGGATTGCGGAACGCGGGCTGGTGGCGCTGATGCGTCCTTCGTGGAGCGAGAACCTGGAGCTGCATGCGGGGCCGGGCGGGGCGGTGCTGTTGTTCACGCTGGCGCTAATGGGGCTGACGGTGATGCTGGCGGGGGTGTGGCCGGCGTGGCGCGCGAGTAAGGTGGATCCGGCGAGCGACATAAAGGAGGGCGAGGCGTCGATTGCGGGAGGCCGGAGGCCGCGGATGGGCACGCTGCTGGTGCCACTGCAGATTGCCTTCTCGCTGGTGATGGTGACGATTGCAGCGCTGATGGGAACGACGGTGACGCGGCTGCTGGCGGTTGATCCGGGGTTCAGGACGAGCGGGGTTACGATCTTGAGCGCAGATTTCTCGCCAAGGCGTTCCAACTTCTCCGACGGCGTGCACCACGGACCGCCACCCGCCGCGCTGTTTATCGCGCTGCTCGATAAGGTGCAGCACACGCCCGGTGTGGAGAGTGCGAGCATTTCGCTGGCGTATCCGCTGGGCGGCGGTACTTACATGGAGAACGTGTCGTCTCAACCGAGCACGGGCGGCACAAGGACCGACAACAATCTCACGCAGCTTGCGGTGACGCCCGGCTATCTCGACACCATGGGCGTGCCGATGCTTGCTGGACGAGACTTCACGCTCGACGATCGCGGCGAGAAGCTGACCGTTTGCATCCTGAACCGCAGCGCTGCGGACTATTTCTTTCCGGGCGGGGATGCGCTGGGCGGCACTGTGACGATGGGCAGGGACGCCACGATGCGCGTGGTGGGAATCGTGGGAGATACGCTTTACAACGACTTACGACAGAAGGCGCCGCGGATGATCTACCAGCCCTATCTGGAGTACGGAATCTCGAATCCCTTCGCCCACTTCGAAGTGCGGGCGCGCGATGCGGGGACGGCGGTGAGCGCGGTGCGGAATGCGTTTCGCGAGCTGGCTCCAGATGTGGCGGTGGACAAGCCGGTGACGATGCAGGAGCTGGTGTCGAACTCGATGGGGCGGGAGCGCATGGTAGCGCTGCTGGCGGGGTTCTTCGCGCTGCTTACGCTGGCGCTGACCGGGATTGGGCTGTATGGCGTGTTGAATTACGGGGTGGTGCGGCGGCGGACGGAAATTGGCGTGCGCATGGCGCTGGGTGCGACTCCGAGCGGCGTGGTGACGATGATTCTGCGCGAGGCGATGCGCCTGGTGCTGCCGGGAGTGGCGTTGGGCGCGGCAGGCGTTTGGGGTGCGACGCGGCTGCTCAACGTGATGCTTTACGGAGTGACGGCGCTGAATCCGTGGGCGTGTGCTGGGAGTGCGGCCGTGCTGCTGGTTTCGGCGTTAATGGCGAGTGTGCTGCCGGCGCGACGGGCGGCGAAAGTGGATCCGATCAAGGCGTTGCGGTTTGAGTAGGGGGACATGGGGACAAAGGGACAAAGTTACAAAGAGGGAGGCTAAACCTCGGCCTCGTCTCGGCAATAAATCTTCGCCCAACTCGGCGCGAATGGCGGCAATCTTACCGGTTCATACCACTGCCCCTGGGCGGGAAAGCCGGGAATGTTACTTTGCATCTGCGCGATCAGGCTCTCGTATCCTTCGTCGCCCTCTCTGACTTCAATTCCGAAATCGGTACACTCGATAACAAAACAGATCTGGTCATAGGAAAAGAGGTCCCGCTTATACGCGAATACGCGGGCCACCTGATCCCACGCAAGTCGGATCACTTCGTCCCCGTCTTCACGGCTGACGGTTTGGGCTATACCAGCGTCATCGCAGTGAATAGAGAACTTTGCAAGCTCCTTACTGCGATTCGCATACCAGTCGCGGACTTGCTTGAAAATGCCCATCATGGCCTGCCGCTTTCGCCTTGCCTGATTGATATTGGCTTCGATTGTAGTCTGCGGTCTGCATAACGAAGACAAAAACGCCTCCCGAGTGAGGGGAGGCGTGGGTTGGTGCTCTCCCACATCTCCGGACGATAAGACTGTCCGGAGATATGGGGCACGGAGGTTGGCGTGGCACGAATGGCGCCGAAGGCGGAGTGGCCGCACCGCAGGTGCTTATTCGGCGGCGGCGGTTTCCGCGGGGGCTTCGGTGGCGGTTTCTTCGCCAGCTTCGCCGGTTACCTTCACCTTGACGTGCGCGGTGACTTCGCGGTGCAGCTTGACCGAGACTTCGTGGTTGCCGAGCGCCTTGATGGCATCGCCGAGAACGATCTTGCGGCGGTCGATGTCGAAGCCCTTGGCAGCGAGCTCGGAGGCGATGTCGGCCGAGGTGACGGAGCCGAAGAGGTGTCCGCTCTCACCGGACTTGCGGGTGAAGGTGAGTACGACCGGCTCTAGCTGGGCCAGGAGGGCTTCCGCCTGGACCTTCTCCGTGGCAGAGCGGCGGGCAGCGGCGGCCTTCATCTGCTCGATGACCGCCTTGTTGGCCGCGGTGGCCTGCAGCGCCAGCTTGCGGGGCAGCAGGAAGTTGCGGCCGTAGCCGTCGGCAACCTTCACCACGTCTCCGCGGTGGCCGAGGTTGGCTACGTCTTCTTTCAGGATGACTTCCATGTTGGTTTCTCCAAGGCCGAGCGGCAATCCGAGCGGCCGGTGATGCAGAGGGCTTGTTGTTCAGTCCCTCAGGGGCTAAAGCCCCGGAATTTTTTGGGGGCTCGGTGATCGTCAGGGCTAAAGCCCTGACCTACCAGTCGTGCCCTGATACAAAGCGGCGACCGTCAGGCCGCGGCCATCTTTCGCCTTAGTGACGGGTGGCGAAGGGCAGCAGGGCGATGTTGCGGGCCTGCTTGATGGCGCGGGTGAGGCGGCGCTGGTGGGTGGTGCAGACGCCGGTGAGACGGCGAGGCACGATCTTGCCGCGCTCGGCTACGAAGCCCTGCAGGAGGCGCACATCGCGATAGGGGATGGCGTCGATCTTTTCGGTGCAGAACTTGCAGACCTTCTTGCGGCGGAAGAACTTGCCGCGTCCGCCGGGGCCGCCAGGGCCACCGGTGCGGGGTCCCCGGGGTCCGCCGGGACCGCCGGAGCTCGGACGATCAGGACGATCAGAGCTGGGACGTTCGGGACGGTCGGAGCTGGGACCGCTTTGTGCAGGTGCGCCGGACTCGGGCGCCTTTGCTTGTGTTTCGTCAGCCATGGTGATTCCTCTTATTCTTTGCTGTTTCCGGCCGTGCCGGAGGATCTTGTCAGGGCTTAGGTTTTAGGGGTTAGGGCTTAGAACGGCGCATTGCCGCTGTTTTCTAATCCCTAAGACCTAATCCCTAATGCTGCTTTTAGGCGCTGGCCGGGGCAGTCTCGGCGGGCTCGGCGGCAGGCGCAGCCGGAGCGGCCGGGGCAGCAACGGGGGCTGCGGCGGCGGGCTCGGCGCTGAGCTTGCGGCGCGAGGCGCGGATGGCTTTGATCTTGGCCAGGCGCTTCTCTTCCTCATCCATGCGCACGGTGATGAACTTGATCACAGGCTCGGAGACGCGGAGGCGGCGCTCCAGCTCGTGCACCGTGGCGCCGTCGGCCTCGATGGTGAGCAGAATGTAGTTGCCGTCGTTAAACTTGCGGACGAGATAGGCGAGCTTGCGGCGGCCCATCTTCTCCGTCGACTTGACTGTGCCGCCGCCATTGGTGACGGTGGTGGCAAAGCCAGCGATCAGCTTGTCGACATCCTCTTCGGCCGCGTCGGGCCGAACGATGAACATTACTTCGTATACACGGGACATCCGGTTTCTCTTTCCGCCGCTTGAAGCGGCAGTGACGCCGCTCCAAGCGGCAGTGATCAGTGAACAGTGGTCAGTGATCAGACCATGTTCCAGTTTTTTTCTCACCGCAATCGCCAGTCAGGAGTCGTTTTACTCTGACCACTGAACACTGACCACTGATCACTGTTCCTTGCGGTTAAACTCGTTCATCGCGGGGCCTGGTCCGTCGTGGATGATGCGGCGGGCAGCGGTTGCAACCCGATCGAGCACCTCGTCCATGACGGTCAGATCACGCTTGCTCATCGGCGAAAGCAGGTAATCCTTGCCACCCCGCCGACTTGCCCCGGCTGCAATGGCTTCGGGAGGAAGATCCTGCCCGACGCCGATGCGCAGCCTCAGCCATTCCTGACTGCCGAGAGCGGAAGTTACGCTGCGGGCTCCGTTGTGGCCGGCCGGCGAACCGCGCTCTCTGATCTTGAACGTCCCCAGCGCCAGGTCGAGCTCGTCGTACATGATGAGCAGGTCCTGCTGCGGGTCCGCTTCGAACTCCTGAACCAGGGCGGACACGGAAGCGCCGCTCAGGTTCATATAGGTCTCCGGCTTGGCCAGGATGACTTCGCGTCCTGCGATGCGGCAGGTGGCGGTCATTGCCCGGCAGCGCCGGTTCTGGACCACAACGCCTTCTTGAACGGCGATGCGGTCGATAGCCATGAACCCCGCGTTGTGGGGGGTCCATAAATAATCCGGGCCGGGATTGCCGAGGCCAACCAAAAGGAAGGGGCCCCGGCGAATCGGTTGCGGCACGGACTGACTTGCGTCGGCCAAGAGTTACTTCTTGCCTTCCTTCTTGGCGGCAGCGGCGTCGTCGGTCTTGCCCTTCTTGGCGACTTCGGGCTCGGCCGTGGTGCCGGCAGTGGCGACGGTGGCTGCATCCACAGCCGCGGGAGCTTCTTCGCGGATGGAGACAACGTGGGCGACCGTGGTGTCTTCGTCGTCGAGGAACTTGATCTTGTCCGAGTGCGGCAATTCGCTGACGCGCAGGACCTGATGCAGGTCGAGGTTGGAGATGTCGACGTCGATGTGGCTCGGGATATCGCCGGGGAGGCACTCGATTTCGACTTCACGCAGAACCTGGTCGAGGATGCCGCCGTGGGTCTTGACGCCGACGGAGGTTCCGACGAGCTTGATGGGCACGCTGACGCGCAGGACCTTGTCGAGGGCGATGCGCTTGAGGTCAATGTGGATCAGCTTGTCGTTGATGGGCTCGCGCTGCCAGTCGACGATCATGGCCTTGGCGGCATTGGCCTGCTCGCCGAGGGTGACGTCGAAGATGGTGTTATGGCCGGACTCGGAGAAGAGGATCCGGGAGATCGCCTTGGGATCGACTTCAACGGCGACGGGCTCGTGGCCAGCGCCATAAAGGACAGCGGGAATCTTTCCGGCGCGGCGAACGCGGCGCGCGGCATTCTTGTTGAACTTGCCCTGACGGGGCGTAGCTACGACGACTTCAGGCATTCTTCTCTCTTTTCTTGTCGGGCACGGGGTGATGCAGCTTGGAGCTTGTAGCCGGTAGCTTGTAGCTTTCGGTTACTGCCGTGAGCTGATCCTTCCGCTCCCTTTGTTAAGCGGCTTCGGGTAAAACCGCGATGTTTGGTCAAACCCGAGCGCTAGCTACTGGCTACGGGCTACAAGCTACTGGCTAGGAGAACAGCGTCGAGACGCTGGTCTCCATGTGGATGCTCTCGATTGCCGCGCCCAGGAGGCCGGAGATGGTGAGCACCTTGATTTTGCTAAGCTTCTGTGCGGCTTCGCGCAGGGGAATGGTGTCTGTGACGACGACCTGTTCCAGGCGCGAGGCGGCAATGCGTTCAATGGCCGGGCCCGAAAGCACGGCGTGGCTGGCGCAGGCGTGGACCGTGGCTGCGCCGCTTGCGTAAAGGGCGTCGACCGTTTTGACCAGCGTGCCGGCGGTGTCAATGATGTCGTCGATGATGAGGCAGGACTTGCCCTTCACATCGCCGACCACGTGCATGACCTCGGCTACGTTGATGTCAGTGCGGCGCTTGTCGACGATGGCCAGCGGAGCGCCCACTTTCTGCGCGAAGAACCGGGCCCGCTCCACGCCGCCCGCATCCGGCGAGACGACGATGAGATTGGGGAGGTTCAGTTCCTTGAAGTAGCTCACCAGCACTGGGCTGGCGAAGAGATGGTCGACCGGGATATTGAAGAAGCCCTGAATCTGCGCGGCGTGCAGGTCAACGAAGAGAGCGCGGTTGGCGCCGGCGGTGGTGAGCAGGTCAGCGATGAGCTTGGCGCTGATGGCAACGCGGGGGCGGTCCTTGCGATCCTGGCGGGCGTATCCGTAATAAGGAACGACCACCGTGATGCGGGCCGCCGAAGCGCGCTTGAGCGCATCGATCATGACCAGGAGCTCGACCAGGTGCTGGTCCACCGGATAGCAGGTGGGCTGCACCACGAACACATCAACTCCGCGGACGTTTTCAAGCAACTGGAAGTAGACTTCGCCGTCGGCAAAGCGCTGCAGCTTGGCCTCGCCCACCTTGACGCCGATGTGCCGGGCGATTTCTTCAGAGAGCGGCCGGTTGGCCGTGCCGGAGAAGAGCTTGAAGCGCTTGTCCTCGCTGAGATTGCGAGAGCGCTTGCGCTCGGCGGCCGGTTTGCTACCGCCGGGCCCCTTGGAATCCGTTGGGCCGCCCTGGCCCGGATCCTTGGACCCGCCGTCTTTACCCGACTCCGGCTGCTGCTTATCTTCCAGTGTTGCAGTCAACGATCCTGTTTCCATCTCTCCGAGGTCCTCCAAGCTGGTTTGCTTTGGCTGCTTTCCCGGTAATGCGGTCCGCGTTAGGCGGAGCGCTTGAAACTTGGCTGGGCGACAAGGATTCGAACCTTGATAAATGCCTCCAAAGGGCATTGTCCTACCATTGAACGATCGCCCAACTTCACCCCGGCGACGAACACCTGTCGCAGGGGACACAACGAACCCTTGAATTTGCTGACCCGGGCAGCCCGTCCGCGAGTCTATCGGCGGAGGTCTTACGCCTGTCAACTGTCAACAACCCTTACGGCTGAAGCATTTGACCCCAGTACTTGGGGCGAGGCAGAGTGCGCGTCAACGTGCTTGCGACTCCTGCCGCCTGCAGTCGTGCGCAGGCTGCTTCGGCCATCTCCCGGGTCAGGTATAACCCGAAGAGAGCCGAACCGGACCCGGACAGCGAAGCATGCAGGGCTGCCTCCGGAGTGCCGGAAGACGCGAGCAGGCGCTTGATTTCAGCAAGGGAAGGATGCTGGCGGAAGACCACACGTTCAAAGTCATTCGCAATCCAGCTCGTAATCCCGGTGCGGACAAGCGCGGACCCGAGTGGTCCGGCGAGGTCCCCTCCGACCGTCTTGCTATGGGGGGGGACACCGGAGGAACCTGCCTGCCGTCCTTTCGGGATGTTTCCCGCAAAGGCGCTGGCATAGGCGCGGCTCAACTCCTTTAGTTTAACGGCACTTGCCTCCTGGGTCAAACCTTCGGCGGCGCAGTGGGCGTCCCAGTCGCGGAATGCCTGGGGGGTGGAGACGCCGACGGAGGGGGTGGCGACCACGCACCAGACGGGTTCGATGTCGGGGAGGGGGTAGACTTCCTGACCGCGGTCGAGGCCGAGGATCGTGCCACCAATAAGAAACAAAGGGACATCCGAGCCGACCTGGGCGGAGATTTCGAGGCGGCGTGAGGAAGCCGTTAGCCGGTAGCCGGGTGCCGGTAGCTCGGGAGCGCCAGCCTGCGACATCTGAAGTTCGGCTTCAAGTCCAATCAACGCTGCGACAGCGTTTGCAGACCCGGCGCCCAGACCGCCCTGCACGGGAAGGTGCTTCTCGATGTGGATTTCGACTTCGGCGCTAACCCCGAAAAGCTGCAGGCCACGCTCAACCATCTTCCAGGCAGTATTGCGGCTATCCGTTGGCACTCGGCGGTCGTTCGACGTGATTCGGATCGAGGTCCGCGCGGCGTGACGGGCGGAAACCGTGACCAGGTCGTGCATTTCGAGGGTCTGGTAGACCGTGACGAGGGCGTGAAAACCGTCCGGACGCGGAGCGCCGATGTACAGTCCCAGGTTGATCTTGGCGTGCGAGCGGACGGTTGTGGGCATACCGGTTCATTGTAGAAGGGGGCCGGGCTGCGCTTTGAGGGGCCGCAGTGAATCAGGCGGCGAAAACAGGCGGCATTCGTCCAATCATCGGGCATAGAATTTGTGGCCTGGAGGCAGTGAAGAGCCAGACGGCGTGGGGGCCCCTACCCGAATCGCCGGGCGACGACGCGGAAAGGAGGAGTGATGAAACTCCCGTTTCTTCGCGGTACGATCGGGTTCTTCTTATGTGCAATGGGCTGGATAGGCTGGGCGGCGGTGTGCGCCCAGGCGCCGGCGGAGGTGCACACTGCCCCGATGGTGGAGCGCTACGGAAAGCCCTATGTGATGGTGACGATCAACGGGCGCGGGCCGTTTCGGTTCGTGATCGACACGGGCACGGGCGGCGATGCGCTGGTGACGCCGGAGTTAGCGAGCCAGTTGGGCCTGACCACCGTTGGCCAGGCGACTCTGAGCGACCCGAGCGGGCAGGGGGGCAAGAAAGTCCGTATCCTCCAGATCGATTCGCTGAATCTGGCGGGGGTTGAGTTCTCGAATATCCGCGCGGTGGAGCACACGTTTTATGCCGAGTCGGGCCAGGCGCAGGGTCTGCTGGGGTTTACCCTGTTCAAGAATTACCTGCTGACGCTGGACTTTCCCGGACGTCAGGTTACATTGGCAACCGGCTCGCTGAAGCCGGATGGCGAGAAGACGGTCCTGCCCTTCCGGCTGCAGGCAGGGGTACCGGTGGCGCGTCTGAAGGTGGACGGGCTGGAGCCGGTGGAGGCGCAGCTTGATTCCGGCGGCGGAGGCCTGGTGCTGCCGGAACAGCTTGCCGCGCGGCTGAAGTACGACGTGGCGCCGGTGGCGTTTGCGCAAGGCCAGTCCATCTGCACCAGATTTGAGATCAAGGCGGCCCGGCTGGGTAGCGACGTGAAGCTGGGGCACTACACCTTTACGCATCCGGTGATCGAGATTCACCCCGCTTTTCCGCTGGTGAACTTCGGGTCGCCACCGATGCAGATGTTCGCCATCACCTTCGACCAAAAGAGTCTGCTGGTGCGGTTTAAGGCCAGCCAGAGGCGCTTTACGCTCAACGCTCCCCCCAGCCCTCCCCGCATGACCAATGCCCCACCCAAGCAGCCGCAGCAGGCGGACCTGGTGCCCGTGGGGTAAAAGCAGTAGGGAATAGGGAGTAGGGAGTAGAAAGGCCAAGCCCCCGAAGACCGCGTTCTCCCTACTCGCTACCCTTGATAGCTACTCCCTATTCCCTGCTCTAGAGCAATCGCCTTGGGGAACAGGATGTTGTTCTCGAGGTGGATGTGCTGGTGGAGGTCCTGCTCGAACTCGCGCAGGCTGTTGTAGAAGTTGAGGAACGTGGGGCAGGCGCCGATGGGCGGTGTGTAGTCGCCGCTGAGCTTGCGGATCTCGGCCATCAGGGTCCCGGCGCTGTCGTGCTCGCTGGTCATCATGGCAATCGGATTGGAGACCGTGCCGAAGCAGCCACGGGGAGCCGGCTGGCCCTTGTCCATGGCGCGCTCAAGGCGAACGATGTGCGGGAAGAGGATCATCTCTTCCTTGCCGAGATGGCTGGAAAGTTCTTCGACGAGTTCAGCAACTTTGGCCTGGATGATGGGCAGCTCGGGCTTGGTGTCGCCGTGGCGGGCGACGACCCGGGCGGCAAGTTGCGTGAGCCGCGGGGTTTCCTGATTCACATAGGCGTGGTGGGTGTTGATGATGTAGTCGACCAGTTCGACGAGGGACCTGCCGGCCCAGTTGTCGGCCTGGGGAACGGGCTCTGCGGCGGCGCGCTCGAGGGCGGCGATTACTTCGTCGACAGCGATGCTGTTGGCCTCACAGGCCTCGGTGAGCGGCTTGCGGCCGCCGCAGCAATAGTCAATTCCGAACTTCTCAAAGACGCGAATGGTCGCGGGGTTCTCAAGGGCGATGTCGCGTACGGTCTGTGTGGCAACGGTCATTACGACCTCCTCAAGTGTCAAGGTACGCGAGGACGAAATCGGGTTCAGGGACTTTAGTCACAGGGTCCTGTGATTTCTGTTTCAGGACATGAGAGCAGGCCGGGGATATGATGGTGCACGAATAACAAGTCATTCAGCGATCATGCGGATTCCTGGGCTACTACTGCTTTTGATTGGACTCACGATTTCGGCGTGGGCTGCCGATGCATCGAATCGCGAGACCGTTTCGGTTGCGCAACTGGAGGAGATCGTCTCCAGTGCGCGCTCTGCCGATCACGAACTCGCGCGCAGGATTTCAGGGCTCGAACTCACCGAGCGGCTCAACGCGGATAGGCGCTCTCATCTGGCTGCGGCGCTACCCGGTGAACAATCGCGCGCGGCACTAACAGTGCTCGCGGACCTTTCGCAGCTCCT from the Occallatibacter riparius genome contains:
- the rpsR gene encoding 30S ribosomal protein S18; this encodes MADETQAKAPESGAPAQSGPSSDRPERPSSDRPDRPSSGGPGGPRGPRTGGPGGPGGRGKFFRRKKVCKFCTEKIDAIPYRDVRLLQGFVAERGKIVPRRLTGVCTTHQRRLTRAIKQARNIALLPFATRH
- the rpsF gene encoding 30S ribosomal protein S6, translated to MSRVYEVMFIVRPDAAEEDVDKLIAGFATTVTNGGGTVKSTEKMGRRKLAYLVRKFNDGNYILLTIEADGATVHELERRLRVSEPVIKFITVRMDEEEKRLAKIKAIRASRRKLSAEPAAAAPVAAPAAPAAPAAEPAETAPASA
- the rplI gene encoding 50S ribosomal protein L9, with protein sequence MEVILKEDVANLGHRGDVVKVADGYGRNFLLPRKLALQATAANKAVIEQMKAAAARRSATEKVQAEALLAQLEPVVLTFTRKSGESGHLFGSVTSADIASELAAKGFDIDRRKIVLGDAIKALGNHEVSVKLHREVTAHVKVKVTGEAGEETATEAPAETAAAE
- a CDS encoding 4-(cytidine 5'-diphospho)-2-C-methyl-D-erythritol kinase; translated protein: MPTTVRSHAKINLGLYIGAPRPDGFHALVTVYQTLEMHDLVTVSARHAARTSIRITSNDRRVPTDSRNTAWKMVERGLQLFGVSAEVEIHIEKHLPVQGGLGAGSANAVAALIGLEAELQMSQAGAPELPAPGYRLTASSRRLEISAQVGSDVPLFLIGGTILGLDRGQEVYPLPDIEPVWCVVATPSVGVSTPQAFRDWDAHCAAEGLTQEASAVKLKELSRAYASAFAGNIPKGRQAGSSGVPPHSKTVGGDLAGPLGSALVRTGITSWIANDFERVVFRQHPSLAEIKRLLASSGTPEAALHASLSGSGSALFGLYLTREMAEAACARLQAAGVASTLTRTLPRPKYWGQMLQP
- a CDS encoding ABC transporter permease, with protein sequence MRLWGWERRKDDLSEELEAHLRMAVEDRVGRGASPEEARAEAMREMGNAPLVADVTREQWGWGWLERMGQDVRYAMRQLRKSPGYTVTALLTLTLAVGANTAIFGLFYALLLRSLPVDRPDQIVQVKLQLGTGGVKGEPSPLVSDGMYDLLSKTQTSFTGLCGWQEDTLNLHEGDGTQPTPAAALTGECMRVLGLHAAAGRLLQDADDKAGGAAEGYPVVLGYDYWRTHFGADPGVLGRVMEFGASFRAGAAKGVVVGVMAPGFESVQVGGRPNFYVPLAMTDPHSTHNLSSFNMSLIARLRDGVSAQAAEAQVDAVFQAKLKEEKNLRFFTFVGGRFAEADQVHALATPGRTGYSYLRQEYEKPLYLIEGMVGLSLLVACAYLAMLASGRALARRRELALRMALGASRWSVAAQLTWESVLLAVAGGGLGTLFAWIAERGLVALMRPSWSENLELHAGPGGAVLLFTLALMGLTVMLAGVWPAWRASKVDPASDIKEGEASIAGGRRPRMGTLLVPLQIAFSLVMVTIAALMGTTVTRLLAVDPGFRTSGVTILSADFSPRRSNFSDGVHHGPPPAALFIALLDKVQHTPGVESASISLAYPLGGGTYMENVSSQPSTGGTRTDNNLTQLAVTPGYLDTMGVPMLAGRDFTLDDRGEKLTVCILNRSAADYFFPGGDALGGTVTMGRDATMRVVGIVGDTLYNDLRQKAPRMIYQPYLEYGISNPFAHFEVRARDAGTAVSAVRNAFRELAPDVAVDKPVTMQELVSNSMGRERMVALLAGFFALLTLALTGIGLYGVLNYGVVRRRTEIGVRMALGATPSGVVTMILREAMRLVLPGVALGAAGVWGATRLLNVMLYGVTALNPWACAGSAAVLLVSALMASVLPARRAAKVDPIKALRFE
- a CDS encoding retroviral-like aspartic protease family protein, coding for MKLPFLRGTIGFFLCAMGWIGWAAVCAQAPAEVHTAPMVERYGKPYVMVTINGRGPFRFVIDTGTGGDALVTPELASQLGLTTVGQATLSDPSGQGGKKVRILQIDSLNLAGVEFSNIRAVEHTFYAESGQAQGLLGFTLFKNYLLTLDFPGRQVTLATGSLKPDGEKTVLPFRLQAGVPVARLKVDGLEPVEAQLDSGGGGLVLPEQLAARLKYDVAPVAFAQGQSICTRFEIKAARLGSDVKLGHYTFTHPVIEIHPAFPLVNFGSPPMQMFAITFDQKSLLVRFKASQRRFTLNAPPSPPRMTNAPPKQPQQADLVPVG
- the ric gene encoding iron-sulfur cluster repair di-iron protein, whose product is MTVATQTVRDIALENPATIRVFEKFGIDYCCGGRKPLTEACEANSIAVDEVIAALERAAAEPVPQADNWAGRSLVELVDYIINTHHAYVNQETPRLTQLAARVVARHGDTKPELPIIQAKVAELVEELSSHLGKEEMILFPHIVRLERAMDKGQPAPRGCFGTVSNPIAMMTSEHDSAGTLMAEIRKLSGDYTPPIGACPTFLNFYNSLREFEQDLHQHIHLENNILFPKAIALEQGIGSSYQG
- the pth gene encoding aminoacyl-tRNA hydrolase, whose protein sequence is MADASQSVPQPIRRGPFLLVGLGNPGPDYLWTPHNAGFMAIDRIAVQEGVVVQNRRCRAMTATCRIAGREVILAKPETYMNLSGASVSALVQEFEADPQQDLLIMYDELDLALGTFKIRERGSPAGHNGARSVTSALGSQEWLRLRIGVGQDLPPEAIAAGASRRGGKDYLLSPMSKRDLTVMDEVLDRVATAARRIIHDGPGPAMNEFNRKEQ
- a CDS encoding 50S ribosomal protein L25; this translates as MPEVVVATPRQGKFNKNAARRVRRAGKIPAVLYGAGHEPVAVEVDPKAISRILFSESGHNTIFDVTLGEQANAAKAMIVDWQREPINDKLIHIDLKRIALDKVLRVSVPIKLVGTSVGVKTHGGILDQVLREVEIECLPGDIPSHIDVDISNLDLHQVLRVSELPHSDKIKFLDDEDTTVAHVVSIREEAPAAVDAATVATAGTTAEPEVAKKGKTDDAAAAKKEGKK
- a CDS encoding ribose-phosphate diphosphokinase; translated protein: METGSLTATLEDKQQPESGKDGGSKDPGQGGPTDSKGPGGSKPAAERKRSRNLSEDKRFKLFSGTANRPLSEEIARHIGVKVGEAKLQRFADGEVYFQLLENVRGVDVFVVQPTCYPVDQHLVELLVMIDALKRASAARITVVVPYYGYARQDRKDRPRVAISAKLIADLLTTAGANRALFVDLHAAQIQGFFNIPVDHLFASPVLVSYFKELNLPNLIVVSPDAGGVERARFFAQKVGAPLAIVDKRRTDINVAEVMHVVGDVKGKSCLIIDDIIDTAGTLVKTVDALYASGAATVHACASHAVLSGPAIERIAASRLEQVVVTDTIPLREAAQKLSKIKVLTISGLLGAAIESIHMETSVSTLFS